One Leptospira wolbachii serovar Codice str. CDC genomic region harbors:
- a CDS encoding type III pantothenate kinase: MSESPLLLVIDVGNTNTVFGVFREGEDTPDFHKRTVTRRDRTSDELGLFLKGFLTQENVKADRVKTAIYSSVVPSLNPIVERMLEDWFNVNPLRVHYQMKLNFGISYPRPFEIGADRLVNAAYCAKTYPGKKAILVDLGTATTFCVISEKPEYVGGVIAPGLKISMDALTRNTAQLPPIVFGSPKRVLGESTVESIQAGFFFGWIGLLREIVRAIKEEHPGDYVVVGTGGLVTTIHASHNQVFDEIDPMMTLKGLKILADLNS, from the coding sequence ATGTCAGAATCACCATTACTACTAGTTATCGATGTGGGAAATACAAACACCGTATTTGGTGTGTTTCGTGAAGGGGAGGACACACCTGACTTTCACAAAAGAACTGTGACAAGGAGAGATAGGACCTCCGATGAACTGGGCCTTTTTTTAAAAGGATTTTTAACTCAGGAAAATGTTAAGGCAGATCGAGTAAAAACAGCCATTTACTCCAGTGTAGTGCCGTCATTGAATCCAATTGTAGAACGTATGTTGGAAGATTGGTTTAATGTAAATCCACTACGTGTTCATTACCAAATGAAACTCAATTTTGGAATTAGTTATCCTCGTCCGTTCGAAATTGGCGCAGACCGATTGGTCAATGCAGCCTATTGTGCCAAAACCTACCCAGGAAAAAAGGCCATCCTTGTGGACTTAGGAACTGCAACTACCTTTTGTGTAATCAGTGAAAAACCTGAATATGTCGGTGGGGTGATTGCACCTGGTTTAAAAATTTCCATGGACGCTTTAACACGTAATACTGCTCAGCTTCCTCCGATCGTTTTTGGATCTCCTAAGCGGGTGTTAGGCGAATCTACTGTGGAGTCAATTCAGGCTGGGTTTTTCTTTGGTTGGATTGGTTTGTTAAGAGAAATTGTAAGAGCTATCAAAGAGGAACATCCAGGAGATTATGTAGTAGTCGGAACGGGCGGACTCGTCACCACCATTCATGCTTCGCATAACCAAGTATTTGATGAAATTGATCCTATGATGACTTTGAAAGGTTTGAAAATTTTAGCAGACTTAAATTCCTAA
- a CDS encoding biotin--[acetyl-CoA-carboxylase] ligase, with product MEYRLLKSELGHRLPTVTSTNEWIRDVSIPFGSWVIADEQTAGKGRGQNVWQSLGEDPLIFSGKIRLSAAEISLPLLSIFVSSAVLKTIFHFFPEREEDTTVKWPNDIYRGDKKVGGILVQSEFANGIFDVVIGIGLNFFGNTIPDALKDKATFLCDSALEEGVLERFVNQLVVDLNQAVISLLDQGQVLKDLVWIEDHSLLKHKVIETEWQSRMVRGRVLGIDELGFLLIMTETGEKIELMDTSPKFRII from the coding sequence ATGGAATATAGATTGTTAAAATCGGAATTAGGTCACAGGCTTCCTACTGTCACATCTACAAATGAGTGGATTCGAGATGTTTCCATTCCGTTTGGATCGTGGGTGATTGCGGATGAGCAAACAGCTGGAAAGGGTCGCGGACAAAATGTATGGCAATCGTTAGGCGAAGATCCTCTGATTTTTTCTGGAAAAATCAGATTGTCGGCTGCCGAAATTTCTCTTCCCTTGTTATCGATTTTTGTTTCTTCCGCAGTGTTAAAAACGATTTTTCATTTTTTCCCAGAACGGGAAGAGGACACAACGGTCAAGTGGCCGAACGATATCTATCGCGGAGATAAGAAAGTCGGAGGAATTTTAGTTCAATCCGAATTTGCGAACGGAATTTTTGATGTGGTGATCGGGATTGGACTTAATTTTTTCGGAAATACAATCCCCGATGCCTTGAAAGACAAGGCAACTTTTTTGTGCGATTCCGCATTAGAGGAAGGAGTACTGGAACGATTTGTTAATCAACTGGTTGTTGATTTAAACCAGGCTGTGATTTCGTTATTAGACCAAGGGCAAGTCCTTAAAGATTTAGTTTGGATTGAGGACCATTCCTTATTAAAACACAAAGTGATTGAAACAGAGTGGCAATCCAGAATGGTTCGTGGACGTGTTTTGGGAATTGATGAATTAGGATTCCTTCTCATTATGACCGAAACCGGCGAAAAGATTGAACTTATGGACACCTCACCAAAATTTCGGATTATATAA
- the prfA gene encoding peptide chain release factor 1, producing the protein MIDRLKKIQEKYLRIEDELAKATASDTLKNLSKERSRLTPVYTKADEYLRITKDCQDAKSLLESDNDPDMHAMLKSEIEEGEKKLEELAKELEIMLLPPDPNSGKSILVEIRAGTGGEESGLFCADLFRMYNKFADKQGIRAEIIDASPTGIGGFKEIVFSLDDDKAYDLFKFESGTHRVQRIPETESGGRIHTSAVTVAILPEAEEKEVEIRESDLRIDVYRSSGAGGQHVNTTDSAVRITHIPTGIVVASQEERSQIKNRDKAMRVLRARIVDQMADAAKQSADALKKAQVGSGDRSERIRTYNFPQGRCTDHRIGFTSHNLPAIMEGDLDELIDALVQEDRSKRLAEAKA; encoded by the coding sequence ATGATAGATAGATTGAAAAAAATTCAAGAAAAATACCTGCGTATCGAGGATGAGCTCGCCAAAGCCACCGCATCCGATACATTGAAGAATCTATCGAAAGAAAGATCTCGCCTAACGCCCGTATATACAAAAGCTGATGAATATTTAAGAATCACCAAAGATTGCCAAGACGCAAAATCACTTCTTGAATCCGATAATGATCCAGACATGCATGCCATGTTGAAATCGGAAATAGAAGAAGGTGAGAAAAAACTAGAAGAGTTGGCAAAAGAACTCGAAATCATGTTGTTACCTCCAGATCCAAATTCTGGAAAAAGTATTCTTGTGGAAATTCGTGCTGGAACAGGCGGGGAAGAATCAGGGTTGTTTTGTGCAGATCTATTTCGTATGTATAATAAGTTTGCTGATAAACAAGGTATCAGGGCAGAAATTATTGATGCAAGTCCTACAGGCATCGGTGGTTTCAAAGAAATTGTATTTTCGCTAGATGACGATAAGGCTTACGATTTATTTAAATTTGAATCTGGTACGCACCGAGTACAAAGAATTCCGGAAACAGAATCTGGGGGAAGGATCCACACTTCGGCAGTAACAGTTGCTATACTTCCGGAAGCGGAAGAAAAAGAAGTAGAAATCAGGGAAAGTGATCTACGTATAGACGTATATCGCTCGTCAGGTGCTGGTGGACAGCACGTAAACACAACTGACTCCGCGGTTCGGATTACACATATTCCTACCGGCATTGTTGTCGCATCTCAGGAAGAACGTTCTCAAATTAAAAACCGTGATAAGGCGATGCGAGTATTACGTGCAAGGATCGTTGATCAAATGGCTGACGCAGCAAAACAAAGTGCAGATGCTTTAAAAAAAGCACAAGTTGGATCTGGCGACCGGTCTGAACGAATTCGAACTTATAACTTTCCTCAAGGACGTTGTACTGACCACCGTATCGGTTTTACGAGCCATAATTTACCGGCTATCATGGAAGGAGATTTGGACGAATTGATCGATGCATTGGTTCAAGAGGATAGATCCAAAAGATTGGCGGAAGCAAAAGCATAA
- a CDS encoding SDR family NAD(P)-dependent oxidoreductase, whose product MKLSGNTILITGCGMGIGALTAERLAKEGNDIIGVDIKLPLLKEIQTKVESLGRKFYGFACDLSKESDIESLIKQIQKKKLTFQVLINNAGIAPSGYYEGKDFSVWNKAIQINVAGPMKLVYLSLPILKEQKEAAIINLASIAGKFGTEGTVTYSATKHAMVGFSQALKMELYETQIGVSWICPTMVNTRMIEGVKPSLFTPIIEPSQVADAIIYAIKKNPGEVLVPSYLRASIVILPALFPKFALWLAVKTKASKGWLLANKGLEKNIPV is encoded by the coding sequence ATGAAACTGTCAGGAAATACAATACTTATCACTGGATGTGGAATGGGAATCGGTGCTTTAACAGCAGAACGATTGGCAAAAGAAGGAAATGATATCATCGGCGTTGATATTAAGTTACCATTATTAAAAGAAATTCAAACCAAAGTGGAATCATTAGGTAGAAAATTCTACGGATTTGCTTGTGACCTTTCTAAAGAATCAGACATTGAATCTCTTATCAAACAAATCCAAAAGAAAAAACTCACCTTCCAAGTTCTAATAAACAATGCAGGAATTGCACCTAGTGGGTATTATGAAGGAAAAGATTTTTCTGTTTGGAACAAAGCCATCCAAATCAATGTCGCCGGCCCTATGAAATTGGTATATCTCTCCCTCCCTATCTTAAAAGAACAAAAAGAAGCGGCCATCATCAATTTAGCAAGCATTGCTGGGAAATTCGGAACCGAAGGTACTGTGACCTATTCTGCAACAAAACATGCTATGGTTGGTTTTTCACAAGCCCTAAAAATGGAACTTTACGAAACACAAATCGGTGTTAGTTGGATTTGCCCCACAATGGTCAATACAAGAATGATCGAGGGAGTCAAACCTTCCCTATTTACCCCGATCATCGAGCCCTCACAGGTAGCCGATGCAATTATTTATGCTATCAAAAAAAATCCTGGTGAAGTTTTGGTTCCATCTTATTTGCGAGCATCCATTGTCATCCTCCCTGCTTTGTTTCCTAAATTTGCGCTCTGGTTGGCAGTGAAAACAAAAGCATCAAAAGGTTGGCTCTTGGCTAACAAGGGGCTTGAGAAAAATATTCCTGTTTAG
- a CDS encoding ATP-binding protein: MNSLSEKHLLTIVKKSGIGILILDKNLNIVLANSWIIKSSGFKEKSLIGASFLAVFPELKDTRTFKSVELCLEYSQYSILTHTLNPFPFPLYDNEKNREIGKRIYQYLHIIPISIEDETDQFCMIQISDVSQQVVREKLLREKMTLANQREIEAQKASQAKTDFLASMSHEIRTPLNAILGMTDTLNETDLTEEQQEYLTVLRNSGKALFNIINDILDLSRIESGKLEMEHIHFSIRDLMSETVSLFYMKAKAKGIDVQFQIDEEISESIAGDSTRLQQVLINLLSNAMKFTEKGNIFVNTLLCEDKKNLRISVEDTGIGIPSEKLNSIFESFTQVDSSTTRKYGGTGLGLTITKKLIQLMGGEISVVSHVGVGSKFSFEIPYEGFIKRNSGIHQHWLNLELPNPENFPSCNILLAEDSEENIFIIKTFFRKYPIDISIAYNGKEALAKFKSQKFDIILMDMQMPEMDGLEATREIRKIEVANQIRASDSVPIIAISANVQKEDISKSFLAGITSYLPKPVRKQEILKLMYFYLAL; the protein is encoded by the coding sequence GTGAATTCTCTTAGTGAAAAGCACTTACTAACGATTGTTAAGAAATCCGGAATAGGAATCCTTATTCTGGATAAAAATCTCAATATCGTTTTAGCAAATAGCTGGATTATTAAAAGCTCTGGTTTCAAAGAAAAAAGCTTAATCGGAGCTTCTTTTTTGGCCGTTTTTCCTGAACTAAAAGATACAAGAACATTCAAATCCGTTGAACTTTGTTTAGAGTATTCACAATACTCTATATTGACACATACACTTAATCCATTTCCGTTCCCTCTTTATGATAATGAAAAAAACAGAGAAATAGGAAAACGCATTTATCAATACTTACACATCATACCTATTTCGATCGAAGATGAAACTGACCAATTTTGTATGATTCAAATTTCAGATGTTTCGCAACAAGTTGTCCGTGAAAAACTTTTACGCGAAAAAATGACTTTAGCCAATCAAAGAGAAATTGAAGCACAAAAGGCATCACAAGCAAAAACAGATTTTTTAGCATCGATGAGCCATGAGATTAGAACTCCGTTGAATGCAATCCTTGGAATGACAGACACCTTAAATGAAACAGATCTAACTGAAGAACAACAAGAATACTTAACCGTTCTTCGGAATTCAGGAAAGGCTCTTTTTAATATTATTAATGACATTCTGGATTTATCTCGAATCGAATCAGGAAAACTCGAAATGGAGCATATCCATTTCTCGATTCGAGACCTAATGAGTGAAACTGTTTCCTTATTTTATATGAAAGCAAAGGCAAAAGGGATAGATGTACAATTTCAAATAGATGAAGAGATTTCCGAGAGTATTGCCGGTGACTCAACAAGATTACAGCAAGTTTTAATTAATCTGTTAAGTAATGCGATGAAATTTACAGAAAAAGGCAATATTTTCGTAAATACATTGTTATGCGAAGATAAGAAAAACCTAAGAATTTCGGTGGAGGATACGGGTATAGGCATTCCATCAGAAAAATTGAATTCTATTTTTGAAAGTTTTACGCAAGTAGATAGTTCTACTACGAGAAAGTATGGGGGAACTGGGCTTGGGTTAACCATCACAAAAAAATTAATCCAATTAATGGGTGGGGAGATTTCTGTTGTTAGTCATGTAGGAGTCGGATCTAAATTTTCTTTCGAAATCCCATACGAGGGTTTTATCAAACGAAATTCGGGGATTCACCAACACTGGCTTAATTTAGAACTTCCAAACCCAGAGAATTTTCCAAGCTGTAATATACTTTTGGCAGAAGATTCAGAAGAAAATATATTTATCATAAAAACTTTTTTTCGCAAATACCCAATCGATATTAGTATAGCCTATAACGGAAAAGAGGCTTTAGCAAAATTCAAATCCCAAAAATTTGATATCATTTTGATGGATATGCAAATGCCAGAAATGGATGGGTTAGAGGCTACAAGAGAAATAAGAAAGATTGAAGTAGCTAATCAAATTAGAGCAAGTGACTCCGTTCCGATCATTGCCATTTCCGCCAATGTACAAAAAGAAGATATTAGTAAAAGTTTTTTAGCAGGAATCACATCCTATCTTCCAAAGCCAGTAAGAAAACAAGAAATTCTAAAATTGATGTATTTTTATCTGGCATTGTAA
- a CDS encoding response regulator → MSQKKALIVDDSTVTRLMIRKIILDKYPDWEILEASSADDAKSLLTDHQDIDFFTLDQNMPGALSGLDLAEDLKKNYKNTKVVLITANIQDAIKNRAKLIGIDFVEKPVTAEKIISHLD, encoded by the coding sequence ATGTCACAAAAAAAAGCGCTAATCGTAGACGATAGCACAGTTACTCGTTTAATGATCCGAAAGATTATTTTAGATAAATACCCTGACTGGGAAATTTTGGAAGCTAGTTCAGCTGACGATGCTAAATCACTTTTAACTGACCACCAAGATATCGATTTTTTCACTTTGGACCAAAATATGCCAGGTGCTCTATCAGGGTTGGATTTGGCAGAAGACCTCAAAAAGAATTACAAAAATACAAAAGTGGTTTTGATTACAGCTAACATTCAAGATGCGATCAAAAATAGGGCAAAATTGATTGGAATCGATTTTGTAGAAAAACCAGTTACGGCAGAAAAAATAATTTCTCACTTGGATTGA
- a CDS encoding S8 family serine peptidase — MNRLKTIFSLLALVSLSLGNCKPINDDEKISDLFLYYLLFQALANATEENCSFSPSSSDALYNDEWHLRNVGQLGGTVGEDANVSPVWNQDISGNRVIVSVVDDGLDIRHEDLSQNISVTARGLNLLNGTIYPTHSYSNSFHGSAVGGVIAARGGNNLGVRGAAPCSKLVGVNILEKSTIYTSDEYRAMVNESSRVSISNNSWGSPDGYGWLWPSSSLWQQGINEGIRQGKSGKGTVYVWAAGNGANGGTIVAPILVDNANYDGQANFYGVMAIGGIGQNGKKAAYSESGANLWVVAHTQGNSATAYTTAISTTDATGSNGLNVGGSSGDYSLGNYTKKFNGTSSATPLAAGVIALLIGKYPELTWRDVRELVAYSARKNDASDTDWALNTAGLNINHKYGFGAVDAVSLLTKASTWTPITAGLITYTATALSPNTPIPDNDLVTGATVNYTVGSTINYIEYVDVEFTSNHSYFPELSIEITSPSGTKSVLTEPHACVNPYNNSLCSSGNTSIASMTGSSTYRFGLARHLGENPNGIWVLKVFDSSATDTGQINSVQLRIYGR, encoded by the coding sequence ATGAATCGATTGAAAACCATATTTTCTCTTCTTGCTTTAGTGAGTCTATCGCTTGGGAATTGTAAACCTATCAATGACGACGAAAAGATAAGTGACCTATTTCTATACTATCTTCTTTTCCAGGCGTTAGCAAACGCAACCGAAGAAAACTGTTCATTCTCTCCCAGTTCCAGTGATGCACTTTACAATGACGAATGGCATCTACGTAATGTTGGCCAACTTGGTGGTACTGTTGGCGAAGATGCAAATGTCAGTCCAGTTTGGAATCAAGATATTTCTGGAAACAGAGTGATTGTCAGTGTGGTTGATGACGGTTTGGATATTCGACATGAAGACCTATCACAGAATATTTCAGTGACTGCACGCGGATTGAATCTTTTAAATGGAACCATTTATCCAACCCATTCCTACTCTAATAGTTTTCATGGGTCTGCAGTGGGCGGGGTGATTGCCGCTAGAGGTGGGAATAATCTTGGCGTGCGTGGGGCTGCACCTTGCTCAAAGTTAGTTGGCGTCAATATTCTTGAAAAATCCACTATCTATACCTCTGATGAATACAGGGCAATGGTAAATGAGTCTTCGCGAGTTTCCATTTCCAATAATAGCTGGGGTTCTCCTGATGGCTATGGATGGCTTTGGCCTTCTAGTTCCCTTTGGCAGCAGGGTATCAATGAAGGCATTCGCCAAGGAAAATCAGGAAAAGGAACGGTCTATGTTTGGGCAGCCGGTAATGGAGCCAACGGTGGGACGATTGTAGCTCCCATACTTGTCGACAATGCCAATTATGATGGGCAGGCCAATTTTTATGGTGTAATGGCTATTGGTGGGATCGGCCAAAATGGAAAGAAGGCAGCTTATTCGGAATCAGGTGCTAATTTGTGGGTCGTTGCACATACACAAGGCAATAGTGCAACTGCCTATACGACCGCTATCTCAACGACTGATGCTACTGGATCTAATGGTTTGAATGTGGGTGGCAGTTCGGGAGATTATTCACTTGGGAACTATACAAAAAAATTCAACGGGACATCTTCTGCAACACCTTTGGCGGCAGGTGTTATCGCTCTTCTGATCGGCAAATATCCAGAATTAACTTGGCGCGACGTACGTGAGTTAGTTGCTTATAGTGCAAGGAAAAATGACGCGAGTGATACAGACTGGGCTCTGAATACCGCCGGATTAAACATTAATCATAAGTATGGATTTGGTGCTGTCGATGCGGTCAGTTTACTGACAAAGGCTAGCACATGGACACCCATTACAGCCGGACTCATTACTTATACTGCAACAGCTTTATCGCCAAACACACCTATCCCCGATAATGATTTAGTGACTGGCGCCACTGTCAATTATACAGTTGGGAGTACTATTAACTATATTGAATATGTTGACGTAGAGTTTACTTCTAACCACAGTTACTTTCCTGAACTTAGTATTGAGATTACTTCTCCCAGTGGAACAAAAAGTGTCCTCACAGAACCACATGCCTGTGTAAATCCATATAACAATAGTTTGTGTTCTTCGGGTAATACTTCAATAGCCTCCATGACAGGTTCTTCAACCTATCGTTTTGGCTTGGCCCGTCATTTAGGAGAAAATCCGAATGGAATTTGGGTTCTCAAAGTTTTTGATTCCAGTGCAACTGACACCGGACAAATCAACTCAGTTCAATTACGAATTTATGGAAGGTAA
- a CDS encoding chemotaxis protein CheX, whose protein sequence is MNFLTEIERDSLCELFNISLGGAAKLMSEMISDEILLTVPSLKLITTEEAKNIEYLADQDVCTIEQKFIGGIGEGSAFLLFHKSASLEIVKMMMKDYVALNEVSQFEKDALSEIGNIILNAILSNLAKMSDYKIETHIPEFFAGKYEELLLRRSPKKDNSILLVFIDYKLSGKDIKGYIFFILNFDSIKNLSRVLIEKLK, encoded by the coding sequence ATGAATTTTCTAACTGAAATAGAACGGGATTCTTTATGTGAACTATTCAACATTAGTTTGGGTGGTGCAGCAAAATTAATGAGTGAAATGATTTCTGACGAGATTTTGCTTACCGTACCTAGTCTAAAACTGATCACAACAGAAGAAGCAAAAAATATAGAATATCTTGCCGACCAAGATGTTTGTACAATCGAACAAAAGTTCATAGGTGGAATCGGTGAGGGCTCTGCGTTTCTGTTATTTCATAAAAGTGCAAGTTTGGAAATAGTAAAAATGATGATGAAAGACTATGTTGCCTTAAATGAAGTTTCACAATTTGAGAAGGATGCTTTAAGCGAAATAGGAAACATTATCTTAAATGCTATCTTATCGAATTTGGCAAAAATGTCTGATTACAAAATCGAAACCCATATTCCCGAGTTCTTTGCTGGAAAATATGAAGAACTTCTCCTCAGGCGAAGCCCCAAAAAAGACAATTCTATTCTGCTAGTTTTCATTGATTATAAACTAAGCGGAAAAGATATTAAAGGTTATATATTTTTCATTCTAAATTTCGATAGTATCAAAAATCTTTCTAGAGTACTGATTGAAAAGTTGAAGTAG
- a CDS encoding MORN repeat-containing protein has product MAYENGDRFDGEFFEDIKHGSGIYHYSNGDVFEGEYQFGYKEGPGVYRYANGDQYIGSYSKGKRQGLGKYIYFDGLILDGYWENNHLQGNAKIVNAKGSLVLEGTWKDSRWIGIAPTSSSTNTVEIPNP; this is encoded by the coding sequence GTGGCCTATGAAAATGGAGATCGTTTTGACGGAGAATTCTTCGAAGATATCAAACATGGTTCAGGGATTTACCATTATTCTAATGGTGATGTTTTTGAAGGTGAATACCAGTTTGGATATAAAGAAGGTCCAGGAGTCTACCGTTATGCGAATGGAGACCAATACATTGGTTCGTATTCTAAAGGAAAACGCCAGGGCTTAGGGAAGTATATTTATTTTGATGGATTGATTTTAGATGGTTATTGGGAAAATAATCACTTGCAAGGTAATGCAAAAATAGTAAATGCAAAAGGGAGTTTGGTGTTGGAAGGAACTTGGAAAGATAGCCGGTGGATAGGGATCGCACCGACATCCTCATCAACCAATACTGTCGAAATTCCGAATCCCTAG
- the metF gene encoding methylenetetrahydrofolate reductase [NAD(P)H], protein MHISQVLGKKQTTISFEFFPPKNEEASEDLFRNIQELSQMNPAYVSVTYGAGGSTRDLTHDLVVKLQEQTGLTIVSHLTCVGSTKEEIRGILKRYEKSGIHNIMALRGDPPKGQSEFQKTENGFAFAGELVAFIKKEFPQMGIGVAGFPEGHPSTPNRLKEIEFLKWKVDQGADYICTQMFFNNNYFYDFVERCEIAGIKVPIIAGIMPISSRKGMARMAELSLGTNFPAKLLKSLSRAEDDVYAENVGIHWATEQVRDLLDHKIAGIHMYTLNKSKATRKIYESLGIRNFDSIG, encoded by the coding sequence ATGCACATTTCTCAGGTTCTCGGTAAAAAACAAACAACCATCAGCTTCGAATTTTTCCCTCCAAAAAATGAGGAAGCATCAGAGGATTTGTTCCGAAACATCCAAGAATTGTCTCAAATGAACCCAGCCTATGTAAGTGTTACTTATGGGGCTGGAGGGTCGACGAGAGACCTCACACATGATTTGGTTGTGAAACTCCAGGAACAAACAGGCTTAACAATCGTTAGTCACCTTACTTGTGTAGGCTCTACCAAAGAGGAAATCCGAGGTATTCTCAAACGCTACGAAAAAAGTGGAATTCACAATATCATGGCTTTGCGAGGGGATCCCCCTAAAGGACAAAGCGAATTTCAAAAAACGGAAAATGGGTTTGCCTTTGCTGGTGAATTAGTTGCGTTCATAAAAAAAGAATTTCCGCAAATGGGGATTGGTGTTGCTGGCTTTCCCGAAGGACATCCTTCTACTCCCAACCGCTTAAAAGAAATTGAATTTTTAAAATGGAAAGTTGACCAGGGAGCTGATTACATTTGCACCCAGATGTTTTTTAACAATAACTACTTTTATGATTTTGTAGAACGCTGTGAAATTGCAGGAATCAAAGTTCCTATCATCGCCGGCATTATGCCTATCTCTTCCAGAAAGGGGATGGCAAGAATGGCAGAACTATCCTTAGGAACAAATTTCCCGGCAAAATTATTAAAATCTCTTTCTCGTGCAGAAGATGATGTTTACGCAGAAAATGTTGGTATCCATTGGGCTACAGAACAAGTAAGAGATTTATTGGATCACAAAATCGCCGGGATCCATATGTACACGCTTAACAAATCGAAGGCGACTCGGAAAATTTATGAGTCACTAGGGATTCGGAATTTCGACAGTATTGGTTGA
- a CDS encoding SGNH/GDSL hydrolase family protein, giving the protein MKVKVPNKTFFISMLSIFLLIGCYHSDKPTNQYLSLLAGVSMDRRITIVGDSLGQWSDGFGLKTKLTPGFKVTDISIAGYSTQDWLQNKNRLNEIPTDLWLLELGTNDAMVYGTSGFEPRTIELITFLESSQTSKVMVTTIPLTNMASIRETIRTNNQTIRRLKENRSNLDYVEIESIFESYTGEVPLYPVSDPIHPNQIGYEIMGEAYRKKILGI; this is encoded by the coding sequence ATGAAAGTAAAGGTTCCCAATAAAACCTTCTTCATTTCAATGCTCTCCATCTTTTTGTTGATTGGTTGTTACCACTCTGATAAACCAACAAACCAATATCTATCTCTTCTAGCAGGAGTATCAATGGATCGTCGTATCACAATTGTAGGAGATTCTTTAGGGCAATGGTCCGATGGATTCGGACTAAAAACAAAACTCACCCCTGGATTTAAAGTAACTGATATTTCGATTGCTGGTTATTCGACGCAAGATTGGTTACAAAATAAAAATCGCCTAAATGAGATTCCTACCGATCTTTGGTTACTGGAACTAGGGACCAATGATGCAATGGTTTATGGAACGAGTGGATTTGAACCTAGAACCATAGAACTGATTACTTTTTTGGAATCTTCACAAACCTCAAAAGTAATGGTTACTACAATTCCTTTAACCAATATGGCTTCGATTCGGGAAACCATACGCACTAACAACCAAACCATACGCCGACTCAAAGAAAATAGATCCAATTTGGATTATGTTGAAATTGAATCTATATTTGAATCCTATACTGGCGAAGTTCCTTTATATCCCGTTTCTGACCCCATTCATCCTAACCAAATTGGGTATGAAATTATGGGTGAGGCCTATCGTAAAAAAATATTAGGAATTTAA